From the Triticum urartu cultivar G1812 chromosome 4, Tu2.1, whole genome shotgun sequence genome, the window gccttaaggcacctgccttggTGCCTATGACATGTgagcccaacaggtggctggcccacatgtcagggacccaaaggcaggtgcctttACGGTGCTGAAGCAGCGTCCGTTAATTACACTATATCCTTGATTACGGACCCACTGGCCATTCGTTGGTTTGACTGATAATAATAAAATTTATGGAAATACACCGTGTATGTGTTCAATGCAAGACCTCATCAGTAAAACTGTAACTCTGGAATGCAGGAATTTTTATTCTGATGTTCATACGTGCATCGCAGGAAACCAATGCAGAAATCTGGAAAAGATCATTCTCTTCTGTTGATCCTTCCTTCTGGAGTTTATCGTTATAGATTTGTTGTAGATGGAGAGAGAAGATGTTTTCCTGACCTTCCATGTGAAACTGACGCCATGGGCAATGCTGTTAACCTTCTTGATGTTCATGTgagttttcttcttcaaggatgAAACCTTTTTTTTCCCTCCTTGACCAACATGCTTGCGAAGAAACAAATTGATCAGATGCAAATATATTTTATGCAACTTATCGTGACTCGCACTTGGTTTTAGCTTGACTCAAGTTATGCATCCTATGCTCTTAGATCAGGTTATAAATAAATGTGAAGGCACTAGAGAGGCTGTTCGCTCCATGATTAAACCGACAAGAGTTTGTACAGTTGTCTGGAAGGACCTGTTCTGTATTAATTGCACTGATTCTTATATTTAATAGGTGTTGATTATTGCCTTAAGTTCGATGCTGGTTAAATATCTGTTTATGGATATGGAGTACTTGAATTCAAGAATTGAAATTATTGCATTGGCTGCTACTCCGTATTTTTCTTGGCGATTAATTACGTACTATTGGTAATAAACAATATGAGACTTATAAGGAACTTAGATGTCAACTTGGGATTAGCAAAACTAATAATGACATTTGGAGCAGTTATGGgattaaagaaagcaatatagcTACATTCAGCCAATTGTAAATATTCATGTTGAAATTGCCCCTTCCATTGTCCTCTTAAATTTTGGAATTTCTTTTCATGCGTGCAGGATTTTGTTCCTGAAAGTGTTGAAAGTGTATCAGAATTTGAGGCTCCTCCATCTCCAGAATCTAGCTACAGTTTCCTGGCACCCGAGGAAAAGGACTTTGCGAAGGAGCCACCTGCTCTTCCGTCTCAGCTTCACCTCGGCGTTCTTAACTCACAGAACTCAGAGGAAATATGTGCACGGCCCCAGCACATCGTCCTCAACCACCTTTTCATCGAGAAGGGTTGGGGTGCCCATCCGCTGGTGGCTCTTGGTGTAACCCACAGATTTGAGTCCAAATATGTAACGGTCGTCTTGTACAAGCCCATAGAACGATAGCATAGCAACCGCATGAAAGTTGAAGCTAATGCTTGACAACTCACCGCGAAAGCAGCAACGAACAGCAACATCGTGTGCTCTCCCCCTGTAAAAGCACTTCAGGTACAGGAATATTTTCGATAACTCGCAGGAGCTTCTAGTCGTGATATTGCTCCCCTTCTGTATGCCTCTTGGCGGATGGCCTTATCGTCGTGAGTTCATACATATACTTGTGTCGTTGTTGTTTCCAACCCCTCGGGAATGATACGTGTAGAATTGTCACCGAAAAGTGAGAAGTGAGAACAGTGGGAATCACCTGAAACGCTAGGCTTCAGAGGTAGATGTTGTGATCCTTATTCTTGATTGTGTTTTCGTGGTGATGATGGTGTTGTGTAATAATACAAAGCTACCAGTTACGGATTTGGATCTGTCAACCTTGTGCTCTCAGGCTGCATGCTGCCATTGTTTCTGCGTTGCCACTGTTTTATGCACTGGTTTGCTTTGCTTGTTCAGATGTTGCGGAGAACATGAACCTTGTACACAGCAGTGGACAGATCGAAGTTTTACAAGTGTCATTCTGCTGTCGCTGCTGCAGAAGCGTGGCAGGCTGTTCAAATCACCTGGAAATTCTAGAAGGCATTCGTGTTGATAGCGTCGGGGCTGGGAACAGTTGGCGCCACAAAGAGCAGAAGGATTATGTGCGGGTAAAGAAGTGCGAAATCTTTCCTCGTATCACCTCCATTGCGACTGAACCAGGGTGAGAAAGTGACGGGACATCCACGTTGGATGGGTAGTAGTGGCACAGCATCGCTCGCTCCAGTAAAAAAAGTAACTAGATGGGGGGCAGGCAGCACCCAGTCGACTGGAACGGATCATTCTGGCTTTGCAGCGTCGCCGCAGTGGCTGGCTGCACGCCTATCAATGATGCATGTCTGCCTCCCCTTCCCGCCTGCGAGCCTCCTCCAGTACACATGACACAATCACACAACGCGACCTCTGTCTCCGTCCTCTCCATCTCTTTCACCATGATTCGGTTCGGCCGCTGTGGCGCCAGTTGAATGGACGCGCTCGGTCGGCCGCGTCCTTCGGCTCCTCGCTCTCACTGTCACCGTCGATCGATCGGGCTCTGCTCCCTGCGCGCGTGTGTTGTGTGTACCGGTGTCGCCCCGCCTCCGCGGGGACGTCCTCTCCTCGGCGTGCAGTGCACAGTGACCAGGCATGCATGAGTCCCGCGTGCTCAGACGCCAGAGGTCCCGCCCCCGTCGTGCTCGTATCCTGCTCCCTGACCGAGAATCTCGGCGCAGCATCATGAAGCAACAGTCAAGGCGTCAATTATTGCTCTACTCTGCCCAGGACCCTCGATCCATCCACTCGAGTCCTGACGGCAGGGATTGTTCGGATGTTTCATGTAGGCCACGCGCTTTACTGCAGCTCGGTAGCCAACTTTGGATCGCCGAGGCTAGCGCTTAGATTTGTCCAATACCGGCCATAGATTTGTCCGCCACAAACATTACTGTCGTGCATCGCTTCGTGGAAAATCATCCGCAGAGTAGCTTGCAACCAAAAAAAGCCCCGCAATGATGCCACCGGATTCCACAAACCGAGTGCTAGTGTTGCAAATTACATCACCGTGTGGCAGAATTTGATCAGTACATAACCACAAGCACATACCAAGTTCTATCATGTTAAAGTTTCAAAAAATAAAGTTCT encodes:
- the LOC125551865 gene encoding SNF1-related protein kinase regulatory subunit beta-1-like is translated as MGNASGREEDAAAPGEADAADVDVEDGGDDSSARGFPPYGGGANHVRRACSVGVVGASGGPGSPPGSPGRSLSPRMFVPQTPVPPLQRPADVTPVFNEILMNEQEEEFDGPPQKEIPALIVWTLGGKNVSVEGSWDNWKSRKPMQKSGKDHSLLLILPSGVYRYRFVVDGERRCFPDLPCETDAMGNAVNLLDVHDFVPESVESVSEFEAPPSPESSYSFLAPEEKDFAKEPPALPSQLHLGVLNSQNSEEICARPQHIVLNHLFIEKGWGAHPLVALGVTHRFESKYVTVVLYKPIER